Proteins encoded in a region of the Cupriavidus pauculus genome:
- a CDS encoding efflux RND transporter periplasmic adaptor subunit, protein MSKTRRIHYLAAGAAVLLLAACGEKAPQAGAMPPAEVGVVTVTPRPVAVINELPGRLEGVRTAEVRARVEGIVLSRNYTEGGEVKAGQVLFRIDPAPYQAQLASAKASLERAEANAVSARQKAERYKPLVAANAVSKQEYDEAVAAAGQANADIASAKAAVTTAQINLGYTTVTAPISGRVGRALVTEGALVGKGEATKLTLVEQVDPIWVTFTQPAADVARLRRQIESGEVKSMNGGARVHLFVEGSDREYAQTGKLLFSDMTVDPTTGAITLRAEFPNAKRELLSGTFVRVKVEQGIDEKALTVPQRALIRTAQGASVMVVGQDGKVASLPVTATQAVGDSWVVSEGLKGGEQVIVEGLQKVQAGAPAKAVPFQQPKTADATAAKQG, encoded by the coding sequence ATGAGCAAGACCCGACGTATTCACTATCTCGCCGCCGGAGCAGCGGTCCTGTTGCTCGCCGCCTGCGGCGAGAAAGCGCCGCAGGCAGGCGCGATGCCGCCCGCCGAGGTCGGCGTGGTCACGGTCACCCCGCGCCCCGTCGCCGTGATCAACGAGCTGCCCGGCCGCCTCGAGGGTGTGCGTACCGCCGAGGTGCGCGCCCGCGTGGAAGGCATCGTGCTGTCGCGCAACTACACCGAAGGCGGTGAGGTGAAGGCCGGACAGGTGCTGTTCCGCATCGATCCCGCGCCCTATCAGGCGCAGCTGGCATCGGCAAAGGCGTCGCTCGAGCGCGCCGAGGCCAACGCCGTGTCCGCGCGCCAGAAGGCCGAGCGCTACAAGCCGCTCGTGGCCGCGAACGCCGTGAGCAAGCAGGAGTACGACGAGGCCGTGGCCGCGGCCGGCCAGGCCAATGCCGATATCGCCTCGGCCAAGGCCGCCGTGACCACCGCGCAGATCAATCTCGGCTACACCACGGTCACCGCCCCGATCTCGGGCCGCGTGGGCCGTGCGCTGGTCACCGAGGGCGCGCTGGTCGGCAAGGGCGAGGCCACGAAGCTGACGCTGGTCGAGCAGGTCGATCCGATCTGGGTCACGTTCACGCAGCCCGCGGCCGACGTGGCGCGCCTGCGCCGCCAGATCGAGTCGGGCGAGGTCAAGAGCATGAACGGCGGCGCGCGCGTGCACCTGTTCGTCGAGGGCAGCGATCGCGAGTACGCGCAGACCGGCAAGCTGCTGTTCTCCGACATGACCGTCGATCCGACCACGGGCGCGATCACGCTGCGCGCGGAATTCCCGAACGCGAAGCGCGAGCTGCTCTCGGGCACGTTCGTGCGCGTGAAGGTGGAACAGGGCATCGACGAGAAGGCACTGACCGTGCCGCAACGCGCGCTGATCCGCACGGCACAGGGCGCGAGCGTGATGGTCGTCGGCCAGGACGGCAAGGTTGCCAGCCTGCCGGTGACGGCCACGCAGGCGGTCGGCGACAGCTGGGTGGTATCGGAAGGCCTCAAGGGCGGCGAGCAGGTGATCGTCGAGGGGCTGCAGAAGGTACAGGCGGGCGCGCCGGCCAAGGCCGTGCCGTTCCAGCAGCCCAAGACCGCAGACGCCACCGCGGCAAAGCAGGGCTGA
- a CDS encoding TetR family transcriptional regulator — MVRRTKEEALETRNRILDAAETVFHTRGVARPSLADIAEAAGVTRGAIYWHFKNKSDVFAAMVDRVHLPVEALCDPERIARHEDPLGGVRDICAFVFRQTVVNPQWRRIFEILFHKCEMVQDNGAIFERQRQSHQEGIAKIREHLRLATERGQLPADLDLDFAVNAFHAAIGGVLAHWLFCPTDFDLAGQAERMADVFIDTLRHSPALRHGYVARPLAEAELDAEVATFCEAQARQQTLAE, encoded by the coding sequence ATGGTCAGACGCACCAAGGAAGAAGCACTCGAGACGCGCAACCGGATACTCGATGCGGCGGAAACGGTTTTCCACACGCGCGGCGTGGCGCGCCCGTCGCTTGCCGATATCGCCGAGGCGGCCGGTGTCACCCGCGGCGCCATCTACTGGCACTTCAAGAACAAGAGCGACGTGTTCGCGGCGATGGTCGATCGCGTGCATTTGCCCGTGGAAGCGTTGTGCGATCCCGAGCGGATCGCGCGGCACGAGGACCCGCTCGGCGGGGTGCGCGATATCTGCGCGTTCGTGTTTCGCCAGACCGTGGTGAACCCGCAGTGGCGGCGGATCTTCGAGATCCTGTTCCACAAGTGCGAGATGGTGCAGGACAACGGCGCGATCTTCGAGCGCCAGCGGCAGTCGCATCAGGAAGGCATCGCCAAGATCCGCGAGCACTTGCGGCTCGCGACCGAGCGCGGCCAGCTGCCGGCCGACCTCGATCTGGACTTCGCGGTCAACGCGTTCCATGCGGCCATCGGCGGCGTGCTCGCGCACTGGCTGTTTTGCCCCACCGATTTCGATCTGGCGGGCCAGGCCGAGCGTATGGCGGACGTCTTCATCGACACGCTGCGCCATTCGCCGGCGCTCCGGCACGGCTACGTCGCGCGGCCGCTGGCGGAAGCCGAGCTCGACGCCGAGGTGGCGACGTTCTGCGAAGCGCAGGCCCGGCAGCAAACGCTCGCGGAGTAG
- a CDS encoding ABC transporter substrate-binding protein, which yields MPPKPLSESRPSCPAADAASPAPHPARRRLLEAGAAAAALAAMPAFPTVARAQAAGSRTTSPTAPAGYPAEYEGIVSRALHEGAVTVYASTDSDIVRPLIDGFEARFPGVRVNYRDLNTVELNDRFLAETAKLGGGRPARDADYADVLWSTAMDLQIKLVNDGYAQRYESPERGALPAWAVWRDEAWGTTFEPAVIVYNRRHFTDTRMPGSRSGLAQLMQEHAPLWRGRVVTYDIERSGIGYLFAQQDARMGNEFWYLAQALGRAGAKLSVSSVDMIERIARGEFVLGYNVLGSYALSLMERGAEIGVIAPRDYTLVMSRVAFIARKSPRPNAARLWLDFLISREGQALLARSTSQLYTIRSDITSGQTPGALAERLGYTLKPISVGPGLLAAQDALRKRAFLARWSEALRG from the coding sequence ATGCCGCCCAAGCCGCTCTCCGAATCGCGCCCCTCCTGCCCAGCCGCGGACGCCGCCTCGCCCGCCCCGCATCCCGCAAGGCGCCGCCTGCTCGAAGCCGGCGCGGCCGCGGCGGCGCTGGCCGCGATGCCGGCCTTTCCCACGGTCGCGCGCGCACAGGCCGCCGGTTCCCGCACTACCTCGCCCACCGCGCCCGCCGGGTATCCGGCCGAGTACGAAGGCATTGTCTCGCGCGCGCTGCACGAGGGTGCCGTCACGGTGTACGCGTCGACGGACAGCGATATCGTGCGGCCGCTGATCGACGGCTTCGAGGCGCGCTTTCCCGGTGTGCGCGTCAACTACCGCGACCTCAATACGGTCGAGCTCAACGATCGCTTCCTCGCCGAAACGGCGAAGCTCGGCGGCGGCCGCCCGGCGCGCGACGCCGACTACGCGGACGTGCTCTGGAGCACGGCGATGGACCTGCAGATCAAGCTCGTCAACGATGGCTACGCGCAGCGCTACGAATCGCCCGAGCGCGGCGCGCTGCCTGCGTGGGCCGTATGGCGCGACGAGGCCTGGGGCACGACCTTCGAACCCGCGGTCATCGTCTACAACCGCCGGCACTTCACCGATACGCGCATGCCGGGCAGCCGTAGCGGTCTGGCTCAGCTGATGCAGGAGCACGCGCCGCTGTGGCGCGGGCGCGTGGTGACCTACGACATCGAACGCTCGGGCATCGGCTACCTGTTCGCGCAGCAGGACGCGCGCATGGGCAACGAATTCTGGTATCTCGCGCAGGCCCTCGGGCGTGCGGGCGCCAAATTGTCGGTATCGTCGGTGGACATGATCGAGCGCATCGCGCGCGGCGAGTTCGTGCTCGGGTACAACGTGCTGGGGTCGTATGCGCTGTCGCTGATGGAGCGCGGCGCGGAGATCGGCGTGATCGCGCCGCGCGACTATACGCTGGTGATGTCGCGCGTGGCCTTTATCGCGCGCAAGTCGCCGCGGCCCAATGCGGCGCGGTTATGGCTGGACTTCCTGATCTCGCGGGAGGGGCAGGCCCTGCTGGCCCGCTCGACGTCGCAGCTCTATACGATCCGCAGCGACATCACGAGCGGGCAGACACCGGGGGCGCTTGCCGAACGGCTAGGATATACGCTCAAGCCGATCAGCGTCGGGCCGGGCCTGCTGGCCGCGCAGGACGCGCTGCGCAAGCGCGCGTTTCTCGCGCGATGGTCGGAGGCGCTGCGCGGGTAG
- a CDS encoding response regulator, which yields MRILLVEDEVELARWVARALEQGGFVIEHVADGLQAEARLMAEEYDAVVLDLRLPGKDGLAVLKAMRGRDDRTPVLILTAQDTLDERVRGLNLGADDYLPKPFAIAELEARILALIRRSRGRAHPRLQCGALVFDGETRSFTLGGAPLALTPRESTLLGALLARSGQPLTKAQLLDKVFSLDADVSPDAIEVLVYRLRKKLAGHGVTIVTLRGFGYLLEPEAET from the coding sequence ATGCGCATCCTGCTGGTGGAAGACGAAGTGGAACTGGCCCGCTGGGTCGCGCGCGCGCTCGAGCAGGGCGGCTTCGTCATCGAGCACGTGGCGGACGGCCTGCAGGCCGAAGCCCGGCTGATGGCCGAGGAATACGACGCCGTGGTGCTGGACCTGCGGCTGCCCGGCAAGGACGGGCTGGCCGTGCTCAAGGCGATGCGCGGGCGCGACGACCGCACGCCCGTGCTGATCCTCACCGCGCAGGACACGCTCGACGAACGCGTGCGCGGCCTGAACCTCGGCGCGGACGACTACCTGCCCAAACCCTTCGCCATCGCCGAACTCGAGGCCCGTATTCTCGCGCTCATCCGCCGCAGCCGCGGGCGCGCCCATCCGCGCCTGCAATGCGGCGCGCTCGTGTTCGATGGCGAGACGCGCAGCTTCACGCTCGGCGGCGCGCCGCTCGCGCTGACGCCACGCGAATCGACGCTGCTGGGCGCGCTGCTCGCGCGCAGCGGCCAGCCGCTGACCAAGGCGCAGCTGCTCGACAAGGTCTTCTCGCTCGACGCCGACGTGAGCCCCGACGCGATCGAGGTGCTGGTCTACCGCCTGCGCAAGAAGCTCGCCGGGCATGGCGTGACCATCGTGACGCTGCGCGGCTTCGGCTATCTGCTGGAACCCGAGGCCGAGACCTGA
- a CDS encoding sensor histidine kinase: MWRRHLRAPARLPLRLWLRGSLRRQLLLLLVPALIAITAIDSWFTYDTLRDAANTAYDRSLYGSVRTIDNAIGMAGESVQLSLPDAAMEMFETAAQTHVFYRVSIERAGVVETITGYDDLPLPAGTLVNNETRFYDATYRDEPVRIAAMARPVYRPDAHLRVIIQVAETAEPRTMLIARVWRSALARDTVLIVLSALILVGGITYVLRPLARVRDEVRARSPDDLTPLAFDHVPVEVRPLVDAVNTHVARSEAMGQAQAQFIADAAHQLRTPLAILKTQAEFAQRQLTLHGDHGDIQAAREAVGAIETQLGQAARLTNQLLALARVRRDGAVPVEAVDVIDAVAVAEQVALDYLPLARGKQQDFGWERPAGLSLPVRADGALLREALANLVHNAIQYSPRGSRITLSARLAGDEALLVVEDDGPGIPPEEREKVFARFYRRVGHTEPGSGLGLAISREMAARFGGSVTLRDATQGRGVRAVLALKLA, encoded by the coding sequence ATGTGGCGACGCCACCTGCGCGCCCCCGCGCGGCTGCCGTTGCGGCTCTGGCTGCGTGGCAGCCTGCGCCGCCAGCTGCTGTTGCTGCTGGTTCCCGCACTGATCGCGATTACCGCGATCGACTCGTGGTTCACGTACGACACGCTGCGCGACGCTGCCAACACTGCATACGACCGCTCGCTGTACGGGTCCGTGCGGACCATCGACAATGCGATCGGCATGGCCGGCGAAAGCGTGCAGCTGTCGCTGCCCGATGCCGCGATGGAGATGTTCGAGACCGCCGCGCAGACGCATGTGTTCTACCGCGTGTCGATCGAGCGCGCGGGCGTGGTCGAGACCATCACCGGCTATGACGATCTGCCGCTGCCCGCGGGTACGCTCGTCAACAACGAGACACGCTTCTACGACGCGACCTATCGCGACGAGCCCGTGCGGATTGCCGCCATGGCAAGGCCCGTCTACCGGCCCGATGCGCATCTGCGCGTGATCATCCAGGTGGCGGAAACCGCGGAGCCGCGCACGATGCTGATCGCGCGCGTGTGGCGCAGCGCGCTCGCGCGCGACACGGTGCTGATCGTGCTGTCGGCACTGATCCTCGTCGGCGGCATCACGTACGTGCTGCGTCCGCTGGCGCGGGTACGCGACGAGGTTCGCGCGCGCTCGCCGGACGACCTCACGCCGCTCGCGTTCGACCACGTACCGGTCGAAGTGCGTCCGCTCGTCGATGCGGTGAACACGCACGTGGCGCGCTCGGAAGCAATGGGCCAGGCGCAGGCGCAGTTCATCGCCGATGCCGCGCACCAGCTGCGCACGCCGCTGGCGATCCTCAAGACACAGGCCGAGTTCGCGCAACGCCAGCTCACGCTGCATGGCGACCACGGCGACATACAGGCCGCGCGCGAAGCCGTGGGCGCGATCGAGACGCAGCTCGGCCAGGCCGCGCGACTGACCAACCAGTTGCTGGCGCTCGCGCGCGTACGCCGCGATGGCGCGGTGCCGGTGGAGGCCGTGGATGTCATCGATGCGGTGGCCGTCGCGGAGCAGGTCGCACTCGACTATCTGCCGCTGGCGCGCGGCAAGCAGCAGGACTTTGGCTGGGAGCGGCCCGCCGGGCTCTCGCTGCCCGTACGCGCCGACGGCGCGCTGCTGCGCGAGGCGCTGGCCAACCTCGTGCACAACGCCATCCAGTATTCGCCGCGCGGCAGCCGCATCACGCTTTCCGCGCGGCTCGCGGGCGACGAGGCGCTGCTGGTGGTGGAGGACGACGGACCGGGGATTCCGCCCGAGGAGCGCGAGAAGGTATTCGCGCGGTTCTACCGGCGGGTCGGCCACACCGAGCCCGGCTCGGGTCTTGGCCTCGCCATCTCGCGCGAGATGGCGGCGCGATTCGGCGGCAGCGTGACGCTCAGGGATGCCACGCAGGGGCGGGGCGTGCGCGCGGTGCTGGCACTGAAGCTGGCGTAG
- a CDS encoding ChaN family lipoprotein, translating to MIIRIAALACALALTGCASQFFNQSPQPEAVSKTFAGKSYVLLGEVHDNAQGQQQRLDALTRAVQAGWRPAIAMEQFDRERQADIDRARRERPDDADYVIAQATGDRNAWQWPLYRPVVALALQYDLPLLAANLSRADASRIVRGGLGSVFSAGQQKALGLDRPLPADLVSAQSTALDAGHCGLFPRQMLPGMLSAQAARDAMMAATMQPYADRGVVLIAGNGHVRRDLGVPRWIAGDKGKVLSIGYLEESNTVANGFDAVIRVPAIARKDPCDDAVVRR from the coding sequence ATGATCATTCGCATAGCGGCGCTGGCCTGCGCGCTCGCGCTGACCGGCTGTGCCAGCCAGTTCTTCAACCAGTCGCCGCAGCCGGAAGCGGTCAGCAAGACTTTCGCCGGCAAATCGTATGTGCTGCTGGGCGAGGTCCACGACAACGCGCAGGGCCAGCAGCAGCGGCTCGACGCGCTGACGCGCGCGGTGCAGGCCGGCTGGCGGCCCGCCATCGCGATGGAGCAGTTCGATCGCGAGCGCCAGGCGGACATCGATCGCGCGCGGCGCGAGCGGCCCGACGACGCCGACTACGTGATAGCGCAGGCGACGGGCGATCGCAACGCATGGCAATGGCCGCTCTACCGCCCCGTGGTGGCGCTGGCCTTGCAGTACGACCTGCCGCTGCTTGCGGCGAACCTCTCGCGTGCCGACGCGAGCCGGATCGTGCGCGGCGGGCTGGGCAGCGTGTTCAGCGCGGGCCAGCAGAAGGCGCTGGGCCTCGACAGGCCGTTGCCGGCCGATCTCGTTTCCGCGCAATCGACGGCGCTCGATGCCGGTCACTGCGGGCTGTTTCCGCGCCAGATGCTGCCGGGCATGCTGAGCGCCCAGGCCGCGCGCGATGCCATGATGGCCGCGACGATGCAGCCCTACGCGGACCGCGGCGTGGTGCTGATCGCGGGCAACGGCCATGTGCGCCGCGATCTCGGCGTGCCGCGCTGGATTGCCGGCGACAAGGGCAAGGTGCTCAGCATCGGCTACCTCGAAGAGAGCAATACGGTGGCGAACGGTTTCGATGCCGTGATCCGCGTGCCCGCGATCGCACGCAAGGATCCCTGCGACGACGCGGTGGTGCGCAGGTAG
- a CDS encoding DUF2149 domain-containing protein: protein MKFLDESEADDPILSVVNLIDVFLVVIAALLIAIARNPMNPFTHDDVTVITRPGKPDMEIVSRQGQKVVRYQGTGQPGSGDGVKAGVAYRMKDGSIVYVPETDKP, encoded by the coding sequence ATGAAGTTCCTCGACGAGAGCGAAGCCGACGATCCGATCCTGTCGGTGGTGAACCTCATCGACGTGTTCCTCGTGGTGATCGCCGCGCTCCTCATCGCCATTGCGCGCAACCCGATGAACCCGTTTACGCACGACGACGTCACCGTCATCACGCGCCCCGGCAAGCCCGATATGGAGATCGTGTCGCGGCAGGGACAGAAGGTCGTGCGCTATCAGGGCACGGGACAGCCGGGCAGTGGCGACGGCGTCAAGGCCGGCGTCGCCTATCGCATGAAGGATGGATCGATCGTGTACGTGCCGGAGACCGACAAACCATGA
- a CDS encoding MotA/TolQ/ExbB proton channel family protein: MTPTSLETLMYEVGQLFLYPTLALIGILFVHAFWALGDFAMQAWLRARHPIDSGRGYALVAWARRHGEDDADALDVAAHRLLERARIATRVAPMLGLVATMIPMGPALKSLSGGDLANVGENLTIAFSAVILALIAASITFWVVNVRRRWLAEELVWLGRARQARSADA; encoded by the coding sequence ATGACACCCACCTCGCTCGAAACCCTTATGTACGAGGTCGGACAGCTGTTCCTGTATCCGACCCTCGCGCTGATCGGCATCCTCTTCGTCCACGCGTTCTGGGCGCTCGGCGACTTTGCCATGCAGGCATGGCTGCGCGCGCGGCATCCGATCGATAGCGGGCGCGGCTATGCGCTCGTCGCCTGGGCGCGCCGGCACGGTGAGGACGACGCCGATGCGCTCGACGTGGCTGCCCACCGGTTGCTGGAGCGCGCGCGCATCGCCACGCGCGTGGCGCCCATGCTCGGACTCGTGGCGACCATGATCCCGATGGGTCCCGCGCTCAAGAGCCTGTCCGGCGGCGATCTCGCCAACGTGGGCGAGAACCTGACCATCGCGTTTTCGGCGGTGATCCTCGCGCTGATCGCGGCCAGCATCACGTTCTGGGTGGTCAACGTGCGCCGTCGCTGGCTGGCCGAGGAGCTGGTCTGGCTCGGCCGCGCGCGGCAGGCCCGGAGCGCGGACGCATGA
- a CDS encoding efflux RND transporter permease subunit, with product MTLSELCIRRPVMTVLLCLAVIVTGIVLYPTIPIAALPSFNSPVIQVTATLPGASPETMAASVAIQLEKQFATIPGVTVISSSNTLGNSSITIEFNNDREIDAAAVDVQAALFRAQRTLPIEMTQPPSYRKVNPADAPVILLAINSPAMSLAELNAFGDNLISPTLATLPGVAQVQVLGQKRFAVRVRARPDALAARGLTLDELAVALNRANTNTPVGTLDGARQTLTIQANRQLSNADAFRNIIVASQPSGAIVRLSDVAEVEDSVETIKTGSWLNNERSIVLTVLRQPDANTVAVVDSIKATLPRLVQQMPGSVNVAVVNDRSVSIRESIHDVQFTLALTVALVVMVIFLFLRRAAATLIPTVSVPISLIGTVALMKALGYSLDNVSLLAITLAVGLVVDDAIVMLENIVRHIEEGVQPLKAALIGSREMGFTILSISISLVAVFIPIFFMPGVIGLLFHEFAAVVSLSILVSALVSLTLIPMLCARFLSADNVPIDESQHAYGDHKGAAVAHAAPHHAPKKASIGLRSTQWFEDLFNWTLRKYANGLDWCLAHRRFVLALAGLTFVLTAVMFAKIPKGFFPEEDIGQIQVNAEGPQDISFEAMSERLRDAAERIRANPSVKSVVASIGGGNSPAINTGRMFVELKPLGERPKMPQVVESLRKDVSVVPGLAVYFSPVQNLRLGGRQSKSRYQYTLQSVKAGELQSYSDRLMAKMRAEPIFRDVTSDSQQSGLEAQLTIDRDKANALGVQIQDVRTALYTAFGERQVSTIYTPIDNYYVILQAAEVDRTDETAFSKLYVRSKTGQMVPISAFATTERRVGPIAVNHQGQLPSVTVSFNLAPGAALGDASSKIDRFRTEIEMPSSIFTSWGGDAAVFQSSQATQIVLLVAAIAVIYTLLGVLYESYIHPLTILAGLPSAAIGALLTLFIFNVELSLIATIGVLMLIGIVKKNAIMMIDFALAAQREQGMAPAKAIRQACLLRFRPIMMTTFAAVMGALPLALGLGAGAELRQPLGLAVVGGLLFSQVITLFITPVIYLALDRFSGSGPLQIDAEGNLRAEPEALAQR from the coding sequence ACTCGAGCATCACGATCGAGTTCAACAACGACCGCGAGATCGATGCGGCTGCCGTCGACGTGCAGGCCGCGCTGTTCCGCGCGCAGCGCACGCTGCCAATCGAGATGACGCAGCCGCCGTCGTACCGCAAGGTGAATCCGGCGGATGCCCCCGTGATCCTGCTGGCGATCAACTCGCCCGCGATGAGTCTCGCCGAGCTGAATGCGTTCGGCGATAACCTGATCTCGCCGACGCTGGCCACGCTGCCGGGTGTCGCGCAGGTGCAGGTGCTCGGACAGAAGCGTTTTGCGGTGCGTGTGCGCGCGCGGCCCGACGCACTGGCCGCGCGCGGGCTGACGCTTGACGAACTCGCGGTCGCGCTCAATCGTGCCAATACCAACACGCCGGTGGGCACGCTCGACGGCGCGCGCCAGACGCTGACCATCCAGGCCAACCGGCAGCTGTCGAACGCCGATGCGTTCCGCAACATCATCGTCGCGAGCCAGCCGAGCGGCGCGATCGTGCGCCTCTCCGACGTGGCCGAGGTGGAAGACAGCGTCGAGACGATCAAGACCGGCAGCTGGCTCAACAACGAGCGCTCGATCGTGCTGACCGTGCTGCGCCAGCCCGATGCCAACACGGTGGCCGTGGTGGACTCGATCAAGGCGACGCTGCCGCGCCTCGTGCAGCAGATGCCGGGTTCGGTCAACGTGGCCGTGGTCAACGACCGGTCGGTGTCCATCCGCGAGTCGATCCACGACGTGCAGTTCACGCTGGCGCTCACGGTGGCGCTCGTCGTGATGGTGATCTTCCTGTTCCTGCGCCGCGCGGCCGCCACGCTGATCCCGACCGTATCGGTGCCCATCTCGCTGATCGGCACCGTGGCGCTGATGAAGGCGCTCGGCTACAGCCTCGACAACGTGTCGCTGCTGGCCATCACGCTGGCCGTGGGCCTGGTCGTCGACGATGCGATCGTGATGCTCGAGAACATCGTGCGCCATATCGAGGAAGGCGTGCAGCCGCTCAAGGCCGCGCTGATCGGCTCGCGCGAGATGGGTTTCACGATCCTCTCCATCTCGATCTCGCTGGTGGCGGTGTTTATCCCGATCTTCTTCATGCCGGGCGTCATCGGCCTGCTGTTCCACGAGTTCGCGGCGGTGGTGTCGCTGTCGATTCTCGTGTCGGCGCTGGTGTCGCTCACGCTGATCCCGATGCTGTGCGCGCGCTTCCTGTCGGCGGACAACGTGCCGATCGACGAATCGCAGCATGCGTATGGCGATCACAAGGGTGCCGCCGTCGCGCACGCTGCACCCCACCACGCGCCAAAGAAGGCATCGATCGGCCTGCGCTCGACGCAGTGGTTCGAGGATCTGTTCAACTGGACGCTGCGCAAGTATGCGAACGGCCTCGACTGGTGCCTCGCGCACCGGCGCTTCGTGCTCGCGCTCGCGGGCCTGACGTTCGTGCTCACGGCGGTGATGTTCGCGAAGATTCCCAAGGGGTTCTTCCCAGAGGAAGACATCGGCCAGATCCAGGTCAACGCGGAAGGTCCGCAGGACATTTCGTTCGAGGCGATGTCCGAGCGGCTGCGCGACGCGGCCGAGCGCATCCGCGCGAATCCCTCGGTCAAGTCGGTGGTGGCCTCGATCGGCGGCGGCAACTCGCCCGCCATCAATACGGGCCGGATGTTCGTGGAGCTGAAGCCGTTGGGCGAACGGCCCAAGATGCCGCAGGTGGTGGAGTCGCTGCGCAAGGACGTGTCGGTCGTGCCCGGCCTCGCCGTGTATTTCTCGCCCGTGCAGAACCTGCGCCTCGGCGGCCGCCAGAGCAAGAGCCGCTACCAGTACACGCTGCAGAGCGTGAAGGCCGGCGAGCTCCAGTCGTATTCGGACCGCCTGATGGCGAAGATGCGCGCGGAGCCGATCTTCCGCGACGTGACCAGCGACTCGCAGCAATCGGGCCTCGAGGCGCAGCTCACGATCGACCGTGACAAGGCTAACGCGCTCGGCGTGCAGATCCAGGACGTGCGCACGGCGTTGTACACGGCGTTCGGCGAGCGGCAGGTATCGACGATCTACACACCGATCGACAACTACTACGTGATCCTGCAGGCCGCGGAAGTCGATCGCACCGACGAGACCGCGTTCTCCAAGCTCTATGTGCGCAGCAAGACGGGCCAGATGGTGCCGATTTCCGCGTTCGCGACCACGGAGCGGCGCGTCGGTCCGATCGCGGTCAATCACCAGGGGCAGCTGCCGTCCGTCACGGTGTCGTTCAACCTCGCGCCCGGCGCGGCGCTGGGCGATGCGTCCAGCAAGATCGATCGCTTCCGCACCGAGATCGAAATGCCGAGTTCGATCTTCACGAGCTGGGGCGGCGACGCGGCGGTGTTCCAGTCGTCGCAGGCCACGCAGATCGTGCTGCTGGTCGCCGCCATCGCGGTCATCTACACGCTGCTCGGCGTGCTGTACGAGAGCTATATCCACCCGCTGACGATTCTGGCCGGCCTGCCCTCGGCGGCCATCGGGGCGCTGCTCACGCTGTTCATCTTCAACGTGGAGCTGTCGCTGATCGCGACCATCGGCGTGCTGATGCTGATCGGTATCGTGAAAAAGAACGCGATCATGATGATCGACTTCGCGCTTGCCGCGCAGCGCGAGCAGGGCATGGCGCCGGCCAAGGCCATCCGGCAGGCGTGCCTGCTGCGTTTCCGCCCGATCATGATGACGACGTTCGCGGCGGTGATGGGTGCCCTGCCCCTCGCGCTCGGCCTGGGCGCCGGTGCGGAACTGCGCCAGCCGCTCGGCCTCGCGGTGGTCGGCGGCCTGCTGTTCTCGCAGGTCATCACGCTGTTCATCACGCCCGTGATCTACCTCGCGCTCGACCGCTTCTCGGGCAGCGGCCCGCTGCAGATCGACGCGGAAGGCAATCTGCGCGCGGAACCGGAAGCGCTCGCGCAGCGGTAG